A stretch of DNA from Natrinema halophilum:
GTCATTAGCCAAACTGTCACCCGATCTCGGACCCCAACCCGATTGACCCACCACCTTCGGGGGCTTCGACGTCGACGGATCACACCCCTGTCGGCGTTTCTGCTGTAGACAGGATATTTATCTGTGCAAACTAACAGTATTAGATATGGCATTTGATCGACTTCGGGATGACCTACTGATCGCAGTCGCCCTCGCTGAATTCTCCTATCGTCATGAAGACTCAGATCCCGAACTTGCAAGGAGAGCGTGGCGACTTTCGAGGGGAAATCTCGCCAAATATGACGTCGATCCGTACGAGAGTCTCGGGGCACTCAGAGCTGTAGCCGAACTCGAGGCCGCCGCTACCGGTACACGGTCCTCAAGAATACCTCAAACCCGCTCAGATGGGTGCAGGGGTGACGGCCGTCGAAAGGAGCAGGAATGGGCAGATCGGTCAAGTGAGGGCTAGTTGGTTCATGCCGCGTGAGGGAACGCGACAGTGAAGATGTTTGCTACCAAGAATATCACTCTCTTTCCGATTCCGACTGGGTTAGAATCGTCCCTGTAAATCACTGCTGTAACTCAGATCTGGGGGTAGAACTTCGACACCGTTGGTACCCCCCACCCGAGTTTCGATGAAGGATTGCCATTGTCCCGAATTATTATAAGCTCACAAGTAGCATAAAGAACGCCCGTGGCAGGTGAGGTAAATGCCCGGGCAAAGGAGAGTGAAAGGAAACTCTGTTTCCTTTCTATTTGGATGTGAGTATCCTTCCCGGACATTCTCAACTGCTCATGGATATCTTATGAAGTTTTTCCCGATATCACATGTTGAGTCCGTGGGAATAGTTCTGATAAAATACAATTCGGCTTGATCCTCCGCCAATCACACCCGCTCGCTATTCCGCTGCGTTCGCTGCCTGATGTCCTGAACGGCCTCGCCGACCGACTGCCTCGAGGCCAGGCGCAGCGTCGTCTGACTGGCGTTGCTCTCAATCTCGCGGACCTGCATCGGCCCGTCGGTCGGCAACTGCGCGGGGTCGATTGCCTCGATCACCGACCACTCGACGCTGTCGTGGGGGACCGTCACGTCGGCCTCGATCAAGGCATCGCCGGTCTCCTCAACGAGATAGAGCGCTACCTGGTCACACATCTGCTTCGAGGCCAGGCCGGGGATGTCCTTGATGATCGTCTTTGGACTTGCCCCTGCGCCGCCGGCCGTGTACTGACCACGGGGTTTGACGTCGGCGTCGACCGAGACCGTCGCTCCATCGGAGATTGAACCACCCGATAGCGCCTTGAGCTCCGGATTACCGTCGCTGGTCGCATACCGAATCTCGTAGTCGGTACCGCGCTCGTACTCCGTGCTGCCGTCGTAGATGGTCTCGCGGCCCTCGACGAGTCGCGAATCGGGGAACGGCAGGTCGACCCACGAGCCGACCGTGACGGTCACCGACTGGCGCGTGATCCGCTGGGCGCCGCCGTAGATGACTGCTTTCTCGACGACGTCCTCGGTTTGACGGTCGATATCGTAGTCTGCGAGGTCGGGATCGACGTTGGTCGAGCGCTGGTCGATCTGCGTCCACTCGAATGTCGTCCCGCTGCTCGTCTCGCGGACCTCGAAAACGAAGTTGCCGATGTCGGCGACCTCGCGGAGGACGTCGATTAACCGGCCGTCGAACGACCGATCAGTGAGCACTGGCGTATCGTCGAGTTGCGCCGTCATCGTCAGCGAGTCAACCCTCTCGCGGTCGAAGCCCGTCGCCGGAGCGGCATCACTTCGCGATCCCTGGCGGCCGACGCCGATCCGGCCGCGGGCCGTCGTCGCGAGGCTCGAGTAGGAGTAAGTGTGACTGCTCACATCGGTGGCAGTGTTCCAGGTCGTCGTGCCCTCCTCGCCGATTGCGAGCTCGGAGACGGTCCCATCGTCGGCAGTCACGACCTCGAGGGTGACCTCGGAGATCCCGAGCGGCGTCTCGATCGGCTCCATCTCGAGGCGGGCGATATCCGGGTAGAGTTCGGGGCCATCGAGATAGCCGTCTGCGTTGACGCTGCTGGGCTCGGAGTGCCCGAAGCGGTTGTCGTACGCTGCCACCGCGTCGATCTCGAAGTCCTCGCCACCGCCGGTCGCTGCGACCGTGAACGTGTGGGTGCCGGGCGAGATCTCGGTGTTGACGGCGATCGAGTACCAGGCCAGTTGCTCGGCCAAAACGCCAGCACTCAACGACTCGATCGTTGTCCCATCGAGGATGAGATCGAGGCCGTGGTGGTTTGATACGTTCCGGGTATCCCGTCGAAAGAGAATCTGGAGGTTGCCCGCCGGGATGGTATGGTCGTTCTCGATAGTCAGCTGGAACTCGTCAGCGTCCCCGAAGACACCGGCCGCTGTGCCACCGCTGTAGTCCGAACTCGAGACCGTCCCCTGGACGTTCCCAGCCGCGTTCTCGGCCTCGACGAACCAGCCGGTCTGCGTCGGTGCGTAGTAGCCGTCGCTCGTAAACTCGAGCGGCTGGTCGCTGGGGATTGAGACAAACGCTTGCTGATGCTCGACGTCCGTATCGGCCTCCTGAATCGACCGCTGCTCAGTCTCGCTCTGGGGAGTATCGACGTTGACAGAATAGTCGGTGTGCGTCGTAAGCAAATCCTCGACGAATAGGTGCGTCTTCTGGGTGTCGACGTCTTCGATCACTCGCTGGTCGAGCTGCGTGCCACCGCGGCCCTCGAGGACGGTCCGATCGGGCCGGAGGCGCCGGTGCTCCAGCGTGTCGACCGGTTCGCGATCGCCGTCATGCCAAACCGAGAGTGGCGCATCGTCGAACGCGGTTGCGTGCCATGTCTCGTCCTGCGGGACCGGGAGTTCGATGCGCGGGAAGCCGTTGACCGTTGGCCGCCGAACAGGATCGTCGAGGATCCGTGGCGTCAGCGTTGGGTCGTCTGGATGGGCAATCTCCGCGTACCATTCCGTCGGTGGGACGGCACGATCCTCGAGACCGAGCGAATCAGTCGTCGAGACCGTCGTCGCCGGGCTATCGGCATGGACCCACTGTGTGAGCGCACGGACTTCGTACTCGTACTCGCGGTCGGGTTGGGGGGTCGAATCAATATAGGAGGCCGCAGTCGTCGAGAGGGTCGCGATGAGTCGGCCATTATCGTTGTAGTTGTAGTCCGTACGCCGCCGGTAGATCTGCTGTGATCCCTCGAAGTTGGAGTTGATTGTCCAACTCAAACCGACAGAGGTGTCCGTCGAACTCGAGACCGATGGCTGGTCGGCAGCAGTTAGCTTCGTGATGTCGGCAGCTTCGAGCCACGATCCGGTCTTGTAACTGGTCTGGCAACGGAGACGAACGGAGTATTTTTCTCCGTCCAGGAGGCCGGTGATAGTGTACGACAGGATATCGTGGCCGACAGTCGCGCTGTTCGCGTCCGAATAGGTAGTCGTCGTGTCCGGGTCCTCTTCTTTCCACTCGAGCCGAAACTCTCCGTTGTTGAGGTTATCATCCCATGTTGCAGTCAGCTCACTCTGGACAGTCGCATCCAGGAGGAGGCCGGCAGCATCGGGGATGTCAGTGGTGAATGTGAGTGTCATTGCTATCGTTTGTTTCAAACAGCCGCTTGAGAACTAACCGCTACCAAGACCTCAGGAACTACCCTGGGGGTTAGTCACCCTCAACTGTTGCTGTCACTTTGGCCGAGTCGTACCCGTGCCTTTCGGCATAATCATCTGCGTCTATATCTGCCGCTTCAATTCCGATTACTACTATTTCCCCAATTTCGACGCCATCTTGCTCGATTTTTATAGTAGCCATGTTAGATCACCCCCTTGAAACTCCGAACAACCACGTCTGACTGGTCGCCCGGGTCAGACATTGCCAATTCAAGTTCGCTCGGGGCTCCTTTTGAATAACTGCGACTGGGGATAGCTGACGATGTGTCATTCAACCCGGTGATCTCTAAAACGGACGTCCACCTAATGGATATGACAATATCAGCAAATCCAGCACTGGAGCCTTGAACCTTACCGAAAACAAAATTCACCGCGATATCGTCCGCGTTATCCATAATTACTGTAGCTGAATCGGACACGTCTTCGGTTTTCTGCTCTCTTACTCGATAGTTGTTTGAACCGTTAAAAGCGGAAGTTCGCGTATGTTCAGATTGACCTATGGATGATACCTCGGTATCTACACGCTCTGTACTTAACGATGGAGTCGTTAGGCCAGAGCCGTCGAGGACGACTTCGTCACCGGACCCGGCATGATGAATAGCGATACCGTCGCTGCCGTTTGCGTAAATCGTTCCGAGGAGCGATCCATCCGAGGGGTCACGCAGTTCGTACTGTGGTTCTTGTGGTGCCATGAGTTTGATTTATGAGTTTTCGACCGTTCCGCTGTTCGATACCGTCCCTTTCACCGCGAACGGAGAGAGCACGTCTTTCGTCTCGCCGCTGTTGACCGTCAACGTCGTCCCTGCCTCGACGTCGATCTCGGCATACCGGTTCGACGCATCACTGGTAAACGTCTCGACGGTGACGGCGTATTTTTGACCGTCAAGTAGGTCGCCCGTCGTCGCCGACGCGGTCTCGCCTTCTGAGACCGGTGCGACATCGCTGCCGGTCTGCGAAAAGTTCCGCTCGGTCGGGGTCCGGACCAGTATCCGGTACCCGCTCGCGTTGTCGCTTGGATCCGTCCATGACAGCGTTGCCGTCCGACCACTGACGCTGTCAACAGTGAGGTTGGTCGGCCGTGGCAGATCCGTGAGACCATCCAATTCAGCCGAGTCGTCACCTCGCTCTCCGTTGCGGACAGCGACGACCCGGTAGTAGTACCGCTCACCATCGAGCAGCGCAGTGTCCGAAAACGACTCTACGTTCGCGCTCGTTGTCGTGACCGGCGTCCCGGACGTGTCAACGGGCGATGACTGCGACCGGTGTACTTCGTAGCCGTCTTCATCGCCGTTTGTGTCCGTCCACGTAACTGTAATATCGTCATCCACGACGGAGACGGACACGTCGGTCGGCGCCGACCCGCCGGTCGTTGCACTCGCTGGGTCGGATGGGCTGCTCTCGACGCCGTCGGTCACCGACGTCACCTCCCACGTGTAACCTGTCGTGGGAGCGAGTCCCGTATCAGTGAACGACGTCGACGTTGTGGTCCCCACCTGACTTCCGTCACGGTAGACGCGGTATTCGTCAGCTCCGCTGACAGAGTCCCACGTGAGGTCCACAGAGCGGTATCGTACCGTGGATGCAGACAGACCGCTGGGCGGAGTGGAGTAGGCGATCGTCACTTCTCCGCTGCCAAATGACTTCGCACTCCCCCCGCGGTCGTTCGCCGTGACGGTCGCGAGGGCGTCGACATAGTTACTCCCACCGGCGCCGCCACCGCCGTAGTTGCTGCCACCTTCGCCACCACCACCGCCGTAGTATCCGCCACCACCACCGCCGCCACCTGCATTGCCACTGCTCCCGCCGTCGCCCCCAGACACCAGACTGCCGTCTGAGCCACCTCCGGCTCCCGTGCCGCCACTCGACTGTGTCCCACCAGTCGCCTGGCCAACCTGGGACTTCGTCCCCCCGTCGGCGCCTTGCAGGGCCCCGCCGGCGCCGCCATCGGGGGCAGCTTCACTATCGGATGCACCGCCGCCCCCACCGCCAGCTGGGACGGCAACCCGATCTGATGCTGTTGACCCACCTTGCCTCACATCGACGCTTCCGCCGCCATCTCCCCCGCTGTAGTTGGAGGCAGCGCCGCCGACCGAACGGCCCTCTCCGATGTTCACGTCGAGCGTTTCGCCCGGCGTGACGGCCAGTTCGCCCTCGACGTATCCTCCGCTGCCGCCAGCGCCGGGATCAAACCCACCAACACCACCTTTGCCCGCCTCTCCAGAAAGGTAGAGCGTGACAATTTCAACATCTGAGGGGACAGTCCATGTCCCGTCCGACGTGAACGTCTGTGATGGCATCTATCGTCGCACCTCGGTTCTCGAGATCAGTGTCTTGCTGGCATTTGGATCGACCACGCTCGCCGAAGCGATCGGATCGAGCCAATTTTCGAGATCCGTCGGAATCGGCCCGCTCTCATTCGGCGGGATCGTAAACTGCACATCGTTGAACCCACGGTTGAGGATCGCGTTCAGCGCGAACAGCGAGCCGTCAACGTCGAACGTGAACTGGGCTCGATCGCGGACCATCGCGACGTCCATCAGGTCGACGTCCATCAGGTCAACTGTCGACGGCTTCGAGAGGCTGACTGCCGACCAGGTCGTATTCGAATCGTCCCACTCCTCGGCTGTGAGGGTGCTATTCGGTTCGTCGAGACGCAACCGTAGGAGGCCGTTGTCCAGGACGAGTTCGTCGTCGAAATCCGCCTGTGTGCTAAACGTTTTCTTCCACTGAAGGTCGCTATTCGCGTCGAGTTTCGCGGTGTTACCGAGCGTGTCGTACACCCGGCAGTCGACGTCCTCTTCGCTCGTATAGGAGATCTCGTAGAGGAGCGTCGGATTCTCAGTGCCGACCGCGGTCTCGCCAGCGTCCAGGTCGAA
This window harbors:
- a CDS encoding fibronectin type III domain-containing protein; translated protein: MPSQTFTSDGTWTVPSDVEIVTLYLSGEAGKGGVGGFDPGAGGSGGYVEGELAVTPGETLDVNIGEGRSVGGAASNYSGGDGGGSVDVRQGGSTASDRVAVPAGGGGGGASDSEAAPDGGAGGALQGADGGTKSQVGQATGGTQSSGGTGAGGGSDGSLVSGGDGGSSGNAGGGGGGGGYYGGGGGEGGSNYGGGGAGGSNYVDALATVTANDRGGSAKSFGSGEVTIAYSTPPSGLSASTVRYRSVDLTWDSVSGADEYRVYRDGSQVGTTTSTSFTDTGLAPTTGYTWEVTSVTDGVESSPSDPASATTGGSAPTDVSVSVVDDDITVTWTDTNGDEDGYEVHRSQSSPVDTSGTPVTTTSANVESFSDTALLDGERYYYRVVAVRNGERGDDSAELDGLTDLPRPTNLTVDSVSGRTATLSWTDPSDNASGYRILVRTPTERNFSQTGSDVAPVSEGETASATTGDLLDGQKYAVTVETFTSDASNRYAEIDVEAGTTLTVNSGETKDVLSPFAVKGTVSNSGTVENS
- a CDS encoding fibronectin type III domain-containing protein, which produces MTLTFTTDIPDAAGLLLDATVQSELTATWDDNLNNGEFRLEWKEEDPDTTTTYSDANSATVGHDILSYTITGLLDGEKYSVRLRCQTSYKTGSWLEAADITKLTAADQPSVSSSTDTSVGLSWTINSNFEGSQQIYRRRTDYNYNDNGRLIATLSTTAASYIDSTPQPDREYEYEVRALTQWVHADSPATTVSTTDSLGLEDRAVPPTEWYAEIAHPDDPTLTPRILDDPVRRPTVNGFPRIELPVPQDETWHATAFDDAPLSVWHDGDREPVDTLEHRRLRPDRTVLEGRGGTQLDQRVIEDVDTQKTHLFVEDLLTTHTDYSVNVDTPQSETEQRSIQEADTDVEHQQAFVSIPSDQPLEFTSDGYYAPTQTGWFVEAENAAGNVQGTVSSSDYSGGTAAGVFGDADEFQLTIENDHTIPAGNLQILFRRDTRNVSNHHGLDLILDGTTIESLSAGVLAEQLAWYSIAVNTEISPGTHTFTVAATGGGEDFEIDAVAAYDNRFGHSEPSSVNADGYLDGPELYPDIARLEMEPIETPLGISEVTLEVVTADDGTVSELAIGEEGTTTWNTATDVSSHTYSYSSLATTARGRIGVGRQGSRSDAAPATGFDRERVDSLTMTAQLDDTPVLTDRSFDGRLIDVLREVADIGNFVFEVRETSSGTTFEWTQIDQRSTNVDPDLADYDIDRQTEDVVEKAVIYGGAQRITRQSVTVTVGSWVDLPFPDSRLVEGRETIYDGSTEYERGTDYEIRYATSDGNPELKALSGGSISDGATVSVDADVKPRGQYTAGGAGASPKTIIKDIPGLASKQMCDQVALYLVEETGDALIEADVTVPHDSVEWSVIEAIDPAQLPTDGPMQVREIESNASQTTLRLASRQSVGEAVQDIRQRTQRNSERV